In the genome of Desulfobacterales bacterium, the window ACAACAGAGTTGGAAGATAAAAATAAAGATAGTAATGTTTGAAAGGAATGTACTAATGAACATACCTGATTATATTGAAGTTGGCTCAGGAAAGACAGTTTTGTTTCTTCCGGGTTTGGAGGGCGCAAAAGAATTTTGGAAATATCAGATTGATGATTTTAGTAAAAAATATCATACTGTATCATGTGGTTATATACGAAAGATTCCTCGACTTTCGAGCAATGTCGCAGAATATGTATCAGATGTCATTGATTTAATGGATTTTCTTAATATTGAAAAAGCAGCAGTCATAGCCGAATCATTCGGAGGAATGGTAGCTCAAGAACTTACTTTACAATATCCGTCTCGAGTAGACGCTCTTGTTTTATGTAATACATTTGATAAAGCTCGGTATAAAAATTTTGGAATAAATATGTTTACCATTGCTACTTTTTTGCATCCGTTTGCTTTTGGAATACCGAGAAGATCGTTTAAAAAAGGTTTTTTAAATTGGGTTGGTAAATATAGAGGTTTTGTTATGGATCCTTCTGAAGGCAATGATAATCTTTCCGATTATGTTCTTGATTATGGATTACATCCAGGTTTTTTAGGTTATATTCATAGAATTCTTGCAGGCTTGAAAGGAAATTACGCATCAAAGCTTTCTGAAATAAAAACTCCTGCTCTTATTGTAAGA includes:
- a CDS encoding alpha/beta hydrolase, translating into MNIPDYIEVGSGKTVLFLPGLEGAKEFWKYQIDDFSKKYHTVSCGYIRKIPRLSSNVAEYVSDVIDLMDFLNIEKAAVIAESFGGMVAQELTLQYPSRVDALVLCNTFDKARYKNFGINMFTIATFLHPFAFGIPRRSFKKGFLNWVGKYRGFVMDPSEGNDNLSDYVLDYGLHPGFLGYIHRILAGLKGNYASKLSEIKTPALIVRGVEDRVVDDGTILGLVGRIKGAELALIDGGGHCCQYTLPEKTNTAILDWLERIGY